A stretch of DNA from Gottschalkia acidurici 9a:
AATGGAAAGCACGCAGAATATGAAAGAAAAAAATGTGGTTGGGAGAAATGCGTTAATAGAACTTAAGGAGAAGCTAGAAGAAAATATATCTTCTACTATAAATGTATCTGACAGTATTTCCAGTCTTTCTGAAAAATCTAATTTAATAGAATCTATTATAGAGTCAATAAAAAATATATCTAATCAAATAAATTTACTTGCTTTAAATGCAGCCATAGAAGCTGCTAGAGCTGGTGAACATGGACGAGGATTTAATGTAGTAGCTGAAGAAGTAAAAAAACTAGCAGAAGAGTCAAATAAGTCTACCGAGGAAATTCAAAATATTATAGATGAAATTCAACAAGTTATTGAAGCAACTAATATAAATATGAATATATCTAAAGATACTGTTAGCAATGCCAACTTATCATTGGATAAAACAAATGAAGTTTTTAATGACTTAGGATTATCTGTTGAAAATGTTATCCAGCAAGTTGATATTTTAGGTCAAGAAGTTATTAATGTTAATAGTGCTAAAAAAAATGTTCTTTCTTCCATAGAAAATATATCATCATTAACTGAAGAGTCTGCTGCTTCTATACAAGAGATAAGCGCTTCTACCGAAGAACAAACTGCATCTATACAAGAAGTAGCAGTAAATATAGATCATCTAAATAAAATATCCTACGAATTAGATAACTTAGTAAAAACATTTAAATTTTAAGTAAATAAGACTCTGTATATCTAATTGTTTTAAAATTAGATATACAGAGTCTTTAATTGAATACTATTTTAATACTGTAACTGAGTCATTAACTTTTATTTTTCCACTTTGGATAACTTTAGCAAATATAGCTCCTTCTTTTAGTGGACATATACTTTGCGCTTTCACTAAGTCACACTCTGCAAAGCATCTCTTTCCCAATGATTTTATTTCTACAATACTCTCTCCTATTTTTACTTTCATCCCTATCTTTAGATCCTCTAAGCTTATATCATCTAGCAATATATTTTCCTTAAACCTTTTTGTGCAGATTCCCCTATTACTATAACTTTCTTCTATATCTCTTCTATCTTTAGATAAAAGTATAACTAACTGTTTATTACTATTCCCTGTTCCAGAGTGACAGTCTCCAACCATACCAAAGTCTTCTTTTAAGAATGCTATTTCCACGAGCTCTCTAGGTTTTCCCTTTTCTTCACATATATATATTCTGGATAACCTTCCTAGCATTATTCTATTTCCTCTATGATATCTCCTACTTTAACTTTTCCGCCTTTTAAAACTTTAGTAAATATACCTTCTTTAGGCATTACGCATTTACCTACTTTTTGAGCTATAGCACAGCCTGTATGACATTCCTTGCCTATTTGAGTTACTTCTTGAATTGTATCTCCTATTTTTAACTTGGTTCCAACAGGTAGCTCATAAAGAACTATACCTTCAGTAGTAATATTCTCTGCAAAAGAACCATATTCTAAATCTTCTACTCCCATTGCCTTCATTTTATCAATACTCTCTACACCAAGTAGGCTAACTTGTCTATGCCATTTACCTGCATGAGCATCATCTTCTAAACCAAAGTCTTCTAAAAAATTACCCTCAGTTATTGGAGTTTTTATAACACCTTTTGTCTCACTTATATTAATCTCTAGCACTTTTCCTCTTATAGCCATATAATCACCGCCATTTTTATTAGTCTTTCATTCATCATAAATACTTATTAGTTTAAATTAAATATCTTTTTATATAGAAAGTCATTTACTCTAATATAGTAAATACTGTTTTATTCTTGTCTTATATATTCACCTGATTTTCCACCAGTTTTTTTAATAAGTCTTATATCACCTATTACCATATCTTTATCTATAGCCTTACACATATCGTATATAGTAAGAGCTGCCATGGATACTGCAGTCAGTGCTTCCATTTCTACTCCAGTTTTTCCTATAGTCTTTACTTCCGACTCTATTTCTATAGCATCATCTAGTATATTAAACCTTATATCTGAACCAGATATAAATATATTATGACACATAGGTATAAGATCACTAGTTTTTTTAGACCCCATGATTCCACCTACTTGAGCTACTGAAAGAACGTCTCCTTTTTTTATAAGACCTTCTTTAATCATGTTTACAGTTTCAGTCTTCATCTTAATTATACCTCTAGCAATAGCAACTCTCTTGGTATCATCTTTTTCACTTACTTCTACCATATGTGCCCTTCCGCTCTCATTAAAGTGAGTAAATCCCATCATATCAACCTCCTATCTCATACATATTTCTAATAATATACTTTCCTTCTTCTAAGTGGTGCTCTTCTGGTTTCTGTAATATTGCCTCTTTTATAGTTTTTTCTAGGTCTCTACCACTTTGTAGTACATTTTTCAAGTCTATTTCATCATTAGAGTGTAGACATAGCTTTAGTTTTCCTCTTGATGTAAGTCTAACTCTATTACAAGCATCACAGAACTTGCATGATATAGGATTTATTATTCCTACCTTTCCCTTTCCACCAGGTAGTTTATAATATACCGCTGGAGATGAAGGGTCGTTTCCTTCTGTTTTTTCTAATTCTTTAACTTTGTCTAATATCATACTGTTAGACACAAACTTTTTAGCTGCCCAATCTGAAGCTTCTCCTATAGGCATAAGCTCTATGAATCTAACATCTATTTCTTCTTGTTTAGTAATATATACGAAATTCTCTATTTCATCCGTATTAAAGTCTCCTATTAAAACAGTATTTATTTTTATAGGGGTTAATCCTACCTTTTTAGCTTCTTCTATTCCATCTAAAACTTTTAGAAGACTTCCGCCTCTAGTTATCTCTTTATACTTTTCAGGATTTAATGTATCTAAACTAATATTTACTCTATTTAATCCTGCATCCTTTAGCTGTTTTGCATAGTCTTTTAAATATATTCCATTAGTAGTCATAGCTAGATCTTTTACTCCATCTAATTTAGAGATCTTTTCAACAAGTTCTACTATGCCTTTTTTAACTAATGGCTCACCACCAGTTATTCTAATTTTATTTATACCTAAAGAAACAAATGCCTTAGCTATTTCATAAAATTCCTCAATAGATAAAACGTCTTCATGATCTACTTTACACACACCACCCTGTGGCATACAATACTGACACCTTAGATTACATAAGTCTGTTACTGATATTCTAAGGTAGTTTATATTTCTTCCAAATAAGTCCTTCACGTTTAGCCCACCTTATCTGTCGTATATTACGTTATATATCGTTCTTGTTTATATTCTACTTCATTTTAAGGTAAACTACCACCATAATTTTATAATACTATGCTTACTACATTACTTGATAAGTTCTCTTAACTAAATAGCATTAATTCAAAGTAATGAAGTAGATTCTTACTAGTTTATCCCATTGCTTTAACTTATATATCTTTTAAAACCTTTTTTGTTTTATTTTATTTCTTTTATATTTACTAAAGATTCTATAAAATCAAGATCAGATTCAGTAAGGTCTTCTTTAACATTTTTTCTATCCTCTTTTAATTCAACACTTACATATTTGGACTTGATATGTTGATCTAATAACTCTAAAATTCTATTTTCTTCTTCCTCTGTAAATACTCTGTCTGCCTTGTCCAAATCATCTATAATTAAATCTTTTATATATCTAGTAAAATTAAAAGTCTTATCAAAATAGCCTTTCTTTTTTAATCTTTCACATAACTCTCTATCTCCTGATCCAAAAGTTATTGTTTTATTTATCCTTTCCATCCTACAGCCCTTTTTTTGCTTTCAATTCCATCATTTTAGCTAACTTCTCAAAGCTATTAGCATTTGTAAACTGAGCATTTTCTAGCACTTCACCAGACTTTAAGTTAATTAAATCTATATACTTTTCTCCAAAAGCTTCAAACCCACCACCTGTTAAATATACCTTTTCAGACCTCTCATATTCATCAAGTTTTCTTAACTCTCCGTTTATTTGTTCAAGATAATTTTCAATGATTGGCTTTATGTAATCAACAGAATGTAGTTCTCCCTTAAACATAATTTTATATTCACCTATTCTTTTTATATACTTTATATAGTCTTCTATTTGATAGTCTTTTACATCCATTCCTAACTTTCCATATAAAACACTGGAAATAGAATCATATAACTTAGCTACACCCATTTTAATAGATTTCACTTTTACAGGTTTGCCATCTACAAATATAGTTACATCAACAGTATTCCAGCCCCAATCCACTAATACAGCAAGTGGTACTGCTTTAAACTTTTCAATATCTAGTACTGGAGTTACAGACCCCTGTGGTGAACAGTGAACATCATCAACTTTTATTCTTACAACTCTTCCATTTAGTCCTAACTTTACTCTTTTATCAATATCTTTTAGAAACTTAATAAAAGATTCTTTTTGCTCTGTAAATGATGAAGCTGGTAGGCCTGTCCCTAAAACAAGATGAAGTTCTTCAGCACCTTGTTCTATTTCATCTTGAAATGACAAATATAGAGCTGTTAATGTTGTAGATTCTAAAATTAGTCTATCCTTTTCATCCTTAGTCTTATCCTCTGATCCAAAATGACCAACACCACCATAACCTATTGTCATTTCTTTTCCATCATAAAATATAATCTGGTTAGCACCCTCTATTCCTAAACTCCCTTGTGACATATAAGCTGGAACTTTTACACCTCTACTTGTTTTTATTGTTGAGAATCCATTATCAAGTCCTATAACTTCTTTAACTATACTCATTTTTTATACACACATCCTTTCAATAGTCTTAATTTTATTCTATTAATATGGTCATTTACCATGATGTTTTTTGTAGTGTAATGCATTGTTATTCATTGTATCTCTTACTTTCAATTGCATTGCTTTTAATTGTTTTGCACTTATCATTCCTATAAGTCAGTAATACTGCCATATTCATAAATAAAAAGTCTAGCAGTAATAATCTGATAGACTTTAAGTATTCTATATATTAACATTAACATCCTCTATTTAAGTTAAAGTGAATTCACGAAGTTTATTTAATTCTTAATTTAATCTATTATTCTAACTGAACCAGTATTTAAGAATTTATATCCACCTAAACTCTCAACTCTTCTTTTGAATTCATCAGATGTTAATATGCTTATAAATTCTTGTACTTTTTCACTATGAAAGTTTTCATAATGAATTAAAAAATCGTAATCTTCATATCCTACTTCTATAAAGTCTAAGTCCAATGCTTTAGCTGCTGAGTATATACCAAGCCCAGTAGTTGCTGATCCTGTCTTTACTCCCATAGCTACAGCCATATGAGTAGTCATTTCTCTATTATAACCTTTTATGTCCTGTAGATTTATACCTAACTTCTTCAAATTATAGTCTAAGAGTATTCTAGTTCCTGCTCCTCTTTGTCTATTTATAAATATAATATCATTTCTTAACAAGTCTTTAAAGTCTATTATGCTCTTTGGATTTCCTTTTTCGACAATAAAGCCTTGTAACCTTTGTAATCCTTTTATAAGCGCCATTTTTTTTCCTGGGAAATATTTTTTTACATAGCTTATATTGTACTCTCCTGTCTCCATGTCTAACAAGTGGATTGGTGCTATATGGCATTCTTCTCTCTTAATAGAAAGTAGCCCTCCCATACTTCCTACATGTCCTGAAGAAAGATGCATCATGTCAGACATAATATCCATTACAAGGTCATGGCTTCCTATAGATACTAATGTATCCTTTATATTATTTACAGACTTTAATAGTTTAACTTGAACTTTTTCACCAGCTTCTACTCCTTCTACATTTTGAGGAATTTCTACTATTCCGTCAGCTTTTACTAAGCTCATAGTAACTCCTGCCCCACCAGAGAGTGGGGTAGCTATAAGTTTATCTTTTACAAGTCCCAGATTTACTCTCAATAATTCTCTACTTTTTAGCGAAGACACTACCCTTCTTGAGATGGTTGCTTCTACTATTTCATCTTTTTCTTCGTTTAATCCAACATAGCTATATATTATAGGTTTTACGAACGTTTCGAACACAAAGAAAGAAGATACTGGATATCCTGGTATACCTATAACAGGCTTATTATTTATTGCTCCTAATATAGTAGGTTTCCCTGGCTTTAAAGCTACACCATGTACAAATACTTCTCCAAGTTCTCTTATTAGACTAACTGTATAATCCTTAGACCCTGCTGATGAACCTGCATTTATTAATAGTATATCATTTTCATCTATACCTTTTAATATAGCTTGCTTAAGTTCTTCATAAGTATCATCTACTGGTAAGTACCTATTAGAAGTACCACCATACTCATTTACTAGTCCTTCAAATACTTTAGAGTTAGAGTCTGGTATTCTACCTACTTCTTCTATCCCTATTTCATCTACTATCTCTGATCCTGTAGGTAGTATTCCTACTTTAGGTTTCTTATATACTTTTACACTCTTCATTCCACCTGCTATAAGCGCACCTAAGTCTATAGGTCTTATTTTATGTTTAGACGGTATTATCATCTCAGTTGCAACTATATCTTCCCCTATTGGTCTTACATGCTGCCATGGATATGCAGAGCTTAGTATTTGAATCTTTCCTTTCTCTAGTTCTATAACATCTTCTATCATTATAACCGAATCAAATGGAGCTTCTATGGGATTACCTGTATTTATATATTTGAAATCACTATTCTCTATTAATATCTTGGGACTAACCTCAGTCGCTCCTATGGTATTCTCTGAATTTACTGCTATTCCGTCCATTGCCGCAGCATTATAGTGTGGCGATGAATTTTTAGCAAATACAGCCTCGTACGTTATTCTTCCCAGTGACTCTAATATATTTATTTCTTCATATAAATTTCTTATCTGTAATTTTTCAAGATATAGTTTCTTTGCTTCGTCTACATTCATGTTCTCTATATAAATATTTCTATCTTTTTTATTCAAAATTTTCACTCCTTATAGAAAATTCTTATATATTTCGTTTACTAAGTCCTATTTCTAAAAATAGGACTTTTATATACACATTTAGTTTTTATAATCATATCATACTAATACAGTTGTTAATTCAGCCTATATATTTTTTAATCTTGTTATTGAGTTTAATCCTCTAAATTAATTTATATACTAGTTATGAAAGGAGAATCTTATAAATGAAAATTAAAGAACTGCTTGAAGAAAATAATGATAACTCAGATAATAAGTGCCCTAAAAGTACAATTGCATCATCTTTTTTTTCAATGCCACCCAAACAGTTTGCCTTACTGTCGTCATTACTAGGAATCCTACTAGTTGATAATCTAAATATAGAACAACAAAACTCAATTGGAAACTTTATTGTAAATATAGGTCAATCCATATTAACAGCAGCTGCTCAAGGGGAATCCATCAAATCTAATAATGAAAAAAATGATAAGATTCGTAAACAAATTGAAGAACTAAAAAAGGAACTTTGTGAGCTTGAAAAAGAACTAAATTAAAAGCCACATTACATAATAAGTCCTTTTAAAAATAGTATATAAATATATTAGAATCAATATATTATTAATAAATATAAGAAAATAATACCCTTGAGACTTGTTACAAATTGCAAGGGTATTTATTATAGAAAATTCAAAAATTAAAGTAAATACACATCTCTTTCCTCACCTTTATATATTCCTTCTTCATGTGATTGTATTTCTATATATCCTGATGACTGAGATAGTAACGTAATCATACCTGACTTCCCAAAGTTAGGTATGCAATAGACTTTTCCATCTCTTTCTTCTAGTGAAACCATTTGATAAGTAGTTTTTCCTGAAGATGAAGGGAAGTTAAAGTCTACTATAGCTTTAACTCTATCTTTTCCCTCTTTTACTCCCATTATATCCTTAATAAATCTTTCTACTAACGCTTTAAATACTATTATAGATGACACAGGATGTCCTGGAAGCCCGAATACTCCCTTTCCTCTAGCTTCACCAATGATTGTAGGTTTACCAGGTTTTATAGACATTCCATGTATAAAAACACCTTTACCCTCAAATGAATCTATAACTTGATGAGTAAAATCTCTTACACCAACTGAACTTCCTCCCGAAAGAATAACTATATCACTATCTTCTAAACCATTTTCAACTTCTTGCTTTAGTAATTCAAAGTTGTCTTTTACTATAGTTCTATTTACTACTTCTCCACCTATTTTTTGTATCATAGAGTATAGAACATAGCTATTTATGTCTCTTATCTTTCCTATCTTCATTTCTTCATCTAAATCTATAATTTCGTCACCCGTAGATATTATATAGAACTTAAGTTTTTTATATACTTTCACTTTAAAAATCCCAAGAGACGCTAATACCCCAATGTCCTGTGGGGTTATCTTTTTGCCCTTTTCTAATGCTACTTGTCCTATTTTAATATCATCATCTTTAAATATTACATTCTCACCAAATGATATAGGCTTATATATTAGTATGTTTTCTTCATCCATCTTTTCTACATGCTCTATCATTATTACACCATCTGCTCCCTTAGGAAGCATACCGCCAGTAGGAACATAGATAGCTTCACCTGGATGAATTTCTGTAACAGCTTCTTTTCCCATTCTTATCTCGCCATTTAAACTTAAGAAACTAGGAAGGGACTCACTGGCTCCATGACTATCACTCGATTTTATAGCATATCCATCTACCGTTGATCTATCAAAACCTGGAACATTCTCTTCAGAAATAATATCATCGCATAGTATTCTGTCTGCAGAGCTTAGTATATCTACATATTCCGATTCTAATTCTAAATTAATATTTTCTAGTAATAACTTTCTCGCTTCCTCAACTGATACAACATTAAAAAAATCCATACTAACTCCCTACCTTTCATCCTTTTTTAATCTTCCTTTTTCAAGATAAATTATTTCATTACATAATCTTTTTGACTGTTCTAAATTATGAGTGACTATAATTACAGTTCCTTTCTTTTCTCTATTATACCTTATTATTTCTCTTTCCATTATTTTAATTGACTCTGGGTCTATATTAGATGTAGGTTCATCCAGAAATAATACTTTGGGATTAAATACCAACGCTCTAGCTAGTGAAACTTTTTGTGACTCTCCACCTGATAATTTATGTGCTTGCTTATCTTTTAAATCATATATCTCTAAATCATATAAAATTTTCTCTACTTTTTGTTTTATTTTATCTTTATCTATCTTTCTTATTCTCAATGGATAATATATATTTTCAAAAACTGTCCTTTTAAATAAATATGGTCTTTGCATAACCATAGTAATTTTATCATATATACTTTCATCTATGTTTTTTTCATCATAAAGTATTTTTCCTAAAAAATTATTATCTAACCCAGCTATTATATTTAAAAGAGTACTTTTCCCACATCCATTAGGTCCTGTTACTCCTGTTATTTTCTCTTTATTTATTTTTAATTCATCTATATTTAGTACTAGATTCTCACCATAATATTTTTTAATATTTAAGCCTGTAATATTCATTTTAATCCTCCATACTATAGGAATATATAATGCTATTAATTCCAAACGATATTATCAGTAATACTATTCCTAATGCTATAGCCATAGGATAATCTCCCATAGAGTTTAACATGGATATGGAAGTAGTTATAACTCTAGTATATCCTTTTATATTTCCCCCTACTATCATAACTGCTCCTACTTCAGATATTGCTCTTGAAAATGCTGTTACTATATTCATAAGTATATCTATTCTTAGCTCTTTTATTATGAGTATAATTATGTCCAGTTTGCTAGCTCCCAAAGTCTTACCTATTTTTTCTATAGACTTCCCTCTATTTTTAGAAATATTATAAGTTAGACCAAGTATTAAAGGGGTTACTAGCACTGTTTGTGCTATTATCATAGCGGTAGGACTATACATCAAATCTAAAAAACCTAAAGGTCCTCTTCTAGATAGTATTATAGCTATTACTAAACCTACTATAACTGAAGGTGTACTCATAAGTGTATATAATATTCTTGAAAAAATTTTCTTACCCTTGAAGTCTTTTATACCCAAGTATATACCTAATGGAACTGTTATTATAGAGGAAAGTATCGTAGAAAGTGAAGATACAAACACTGACAATATAACTATTCCGTATACTTCCTTGTCAAAACCTATCAAAAGTTTAAACGCTTCCATTATCCCACTTAATATATAATCCATTTAATCACATCCTTATATATGTAAAAATAAAAAAGCTAATTATAAACTCTTTTAAGAGATTTATAATTGGCTTTTTTATTTCAAAATTATTATCTTTATTGTTTCAATTACTTAGCATTTGGTACAAACAGTGGCTGTCCAAATTCTTTTACTCCAAATTCACCTATTAATTTTTGAGTTTCTGCTGATAGCATCCAGTCCATGAATGTTTTTGCACCTTCTGCATTTATTTTATTATTCTTTTCAGGATTTACTGGTATAATACCATATTGATTAAATAGATTTTCATCTTTTTCTACTAGAATATCTAAATCTAAAACATCTTTCATACTTAGATAAGTAGCTCTATCTGTTAAAGTGTATCCTTTCTTTTCACTAGCTATTTTTAGTGTATCGCCCATTCCACGACCAGATTCCATATACCAATCTCCCTCTGGCTTTATTCCGGCCGTTTCCCAAATTTTCATTTCTTTATCATGTGTTCCAGACTTATCAGCTCTTGAAACAAAAATAGCTTTATTTTCTGATATAGTTTTAAATCCATTAACTATATCACTTCCATACTTTTCTTTTAACTTTAGTGAATCATCTTTAGGTCCTACTAAAATAAAGTCATTATACATTACATCTTTTCTCTCAGTTCCATGTCCTTCTTTTACAAACTGTTCCTCTTTTACTTTAGAGTGAACTAAAAGTATATCTGCATCACCATCTTTACCTTTTTGAAGAGCCTCACCAGTTCCTACTGCTATCACTTTTACTTTTATACCTGTTTCTTCTTCAAACTTAGGTAATAAGAAGTCTAAAAGTCCACTATCTTGTGTACTAGTAGTAGTAGATAAGATTATAGAACCACCTTTTTTAGTATCTTTTTCTGACTCTTCTACTTTTGACTTAGTTTCATTCTTTGGCTCTTCTACTTTATTACTACATCCAGCTAGTACAGATAACGATAAAACTAAACATAGAAGAACAGCAAATAGTTTTTTCATATTTTTCATTTTGTCACCCCTATATAATTTTTATTTAAAGTCTAAGAAGTATACTATTTTTATATTAATATACTCCTTAAACTTTTAAATCATAGAATCTATATTTTCAATACTTGTCCGATATCTTATAGGACTTATACTATTTCTATATAATAAAAAAAGTAGTCTTCCATAAAAGTCATTTTAAATAAGTGACTCCTTTTGGAAAGACTACTTTTGAGTATGCAAAGTTATAAAAAGTATATATACTTAAACATACTCAAACCTTCCTTTCCAAACGTGGGAGGCACAAAAGTTTCCCTTTATACCCATGGTCTTAAATTTCATGGAATTTCTTTCTTTAGAAATCTAAGCTCGGAAAATTTGAATATATATTCATTTTATCTCCTCTAACAAAACCTATTACAGTTATATTTAAGTCTTTAGCCATCTCTATGGTTAAATTAGTTGGAGCTGATCTTGAAACTATTATAGGCAATCCTATCTTTGCCACTTTAATTAAAACTTCTGATGATATTCTACCAC
This window harbors:
- a CDS encoding MOSC domain-containing protein, whose amino-acid sequence is MLGRLSRIYICEEKGKPRELVEIAFLKEDFGMVGDCHSGTGNSNKQLVILLSKDRRDIEESYSNRGICTKRFKENILLDDISLEDLKIGMKVKIGESIVEIKSLGKRCFAECDLVKAQSICPLKEGAIFAKVIQSGKIKVNDSVTVLK
- the moaC gene encoding cyclic pyranopterin monophosphate synthase MoaC — protein: MMGFTHFNESGRAHMVEVSEKDDTKRVAIARGIIKMKTETVNMIKEGLIKKGDVLSVAQVGGIMGSKKTSDLIPMCHNIFISGSDIRFNILDDAIEIESEVKTIGKTGVEMEALTAVSMAALTIYDMCKAIDKDMVIGDIRLIKKTGGKSGEYIRQE
- the glp gene encoding gephyrin-like molybdotransferase Glp, with amino-acid sequence MDFFNVVSVEEARKLLLENINLELESEYVDILSSADRILCDDIISEENVPGFDRSTVDGYAIKSSDSHGASESLPSFLSLNGEIRMGKEAVTEIHPGEAIYVPTGGMLPKGADGVIMIEHVEKMDEENILIYKPISFGENVIFKDDDIKIGQVALEKGKKITPQDIGVLASLGIFKVKVYKKLKFYIISTGDEIIDLDEEMKIGKIRDINSYVLYSMIQKIGGEVVNRTIVKDNFELLKQEVENGLEDSDIVILSGGSSVGVRDFTHQVIDSFEGKGVFIHGMSIKPGKPTIIGEARGKGVFGLPGHPVSSIIVFKALVERFIKDIMGVKEGKDRVKAIVDFNFPSSSGKTTYQMVSLEERDGKVYCIPNFGKSGMITLLSQSSGYIEIQSHEEGIYKGEERDVYLL
- a CDS encoding ParM/StbA family protein — protein: MSIVKEVIGLDNGFSTIKTSRGVKVPAYMSQGSLGIEGANQIIFYDGKEMTIGYGGVGHFGSEDKTKDEKDRLILESTTLTALYLSFQDEIEQGAEELHLVLGTGLPASSFTEQKESFIKFLKDIDKRVKLGLNGRVVRIKVDDVHCSPQGSVTPVLDIEKFKAVPLAVLVDWGWNTVDVTIFVDGKPVKVKSIKMGVAKLYDSISSVLYGKLGMDVKDYQIEDYIKYIKRIGEYKIMFKGELHSVDYIKPIIENYLEQINGELRKLDEYERSEKVYLTGGGFEAFGEKYIDLINLKSGEVLENAQFTNANSFEKLAKMMELKAKKGL
- a CDS encoding molybdopterin biosynthesis protein; translation: MNKKDRNIYIENMNVDEAKKLYLEKLQIRNLYEEINILESLGRITYEAVFAKNSSPHYNAAAMDGIAVNSENTIGATEVSPKILIENSDFKYINTGNPIEAPFDSVIMIEDVIELEKGKIQILSSAYPWQHVRPIGEDIVATEMIIPSKHKIRPIDLGALIAGGMKSVKVYKKPKVGILPTGSEIVDEIGIEEVGRIPDSNSKVFEGLVNEYGGTSNRYLPVDDTYEELKQAILKGIDENDILLINAGSSAGSKDYTVSLIRELGEVFVHGVALKPGKPTILGAINNKPVIGIPGYPVSSFFVFETFVKPIIYSYVGLNEEKDEIVEATISRRVVSSLKSRELLRVNLGLVKDKLIATPLSGGAGVTMSLVKADGIVEIPQNVEGVEAGEKVQVKLLKSVNNIKDTLVSIGSHDLVMDIMSDMMHLSSGHVGSMGGLLSIKREECHIAPIHLLDMETGEYNISYVKKYFPGKKMALIKGLQRLQGFIVEKGNPKSIIDFKDLLRNDIIFINRQRGAGTRILLDYNLKKLGINLQDIKGYNREMTTHMAVAMGVKTGSATTGLGIYSAAKALDLDFIEVGYEDYDFLIHYENFHSEKVQEFISILTSDEFKRRVESLGGYKFLNTGSVRIID
- a CDS encoding extracellular solute-binding protein, producing the protein MKNMKKLFAVLLCLVLSLSVLAGCSNKVEEPKNETKSKVEESEKDTKKGGSIILSTTTSTQDSGLLDFLLPKFEEETGIKVKVIAVGTGEALQKGKDGDADILLVHSKVKEEQFVKEGHGTERKDVMYNDFILVGPKDDSLKLKEKYGSDIVNGFKTISENKAIFVSRADKSGTHDKEMKIWETAGIKPEGDWYMESGRGMGDTLKIASEKKGYTLTDRATYLSMKDVLDLDILVEKDENLFNQYGIIPVNPEKNNKINAEGAKTFMDWMLSAETQKLIGEFGVKEFGQPLFVPNAK
- the moaA gene encoding GTP 3',8-cyclase MoaA, translated to MKDLFGRNINYLRISVTDLCNLRCQYCMPQGGVCKVDHEDVLSIEEFYEIAKAFVSLGINKIRITGGEPLVKKGIVELVEKISKLDGVKDLAMTTNGIYLKDYAKQLKDAGLNRVNISLDTLNPEKYKEITRGGSLLKVLDGIEEAKKVGLTPIKINTVLIGDFNTDEIENFVYITKQEEIDVRFIELMPIGEASDWAAKKFVSNSMILDKVKELEKTEGNDPSSPAVYYKLPGGKGKVGIINPISCKFCDACNRVRLTSRGKLKLCLHSNDEIDLKNVLQSGRDLEKTIKEAILQKPEEHHLEEGKYIIRNMYEIGG
- a CDS encoding ABC transporter permease, whose translation is MDYILSGIMEAFKLLIGFDKEVYGIVILSVFVSSLSTILSSIITVPLGIYLGIKDFKGKKIFSRILYTLMSTPSVIVGLVIAIILSRRGPLGFLDLMYSPTAMIIAQTVLVTPLILGLTYNISKNRGKSIEKIGKTLGASKLDIIILIIKELRIDILMNIVTAFSRAISEVGAVMIVGGNIKGYTRVITTSISMLNSMGDYPMAIALGIVLLIISFGINSIIYSYSMED
- a CDS encoding ATP-binding cassette domain-containing protein, coding for MNITGLNIKKYYGENLVLNIDELKINKEKITGVTGPNGCGKSTLLNIIAGLDNNFLGKILYDEKNIDESIYDKITMVMQRPYLFKRTVFENIYYPLRIRKIDKDKIKQKVEKILYDLEIYDLKDKQAHKLSGGESQKVSLARALVFNPKVLFLDEPTSNIDPESIKIMEREIIRYNREKKGTVIIVTHNLEQSKRLCNEIIYLEKGRLKKDER
- a CDS encoding MOSC domain-containing protein, producing the protein MAIRGKVLEINISETKGVIKTPITEGNFLEDFGLEDDAHAGKWHRQVSLLGVESIDKMKAMGVEDLEYGSFAENITTEGIVLYELPVGTKLKIGDTIQEVTQIGKECHTGCAIAQKVGKCVMPKEGIFTKVLKGGKVKVGDIIEEIE